Proteins co-encoded in one Papaver somniferum cultivar HN1 chromosome 5, ASM357369v1, whole genome shotgun sequence genomic window:
- the LOC113283029 gene encoding scarecrow-like protein 9 isoform X1, translating to MDQNHHTFSSSSSNSGSTDTSSSSNVSQEEEFDFSDVVLHYINQMLMEENNDENNLVFQEDYLALQSAEKPFYDILGQMYPTDCNPEVQIDNFTHYNSSKNAVETNWIDELGVYESLFDIGSVPSDYTFQADQTAPQLSHDPSNSFNSVVGGLVESGLGKVQVPDVDSESEPIWQFRKGVEANKFHSDDNNLIINLEHNELIYVERKKEASEAADVVVPLDKDVQKISPYRSRGKKNVHREDIDLEGKSNKQLAAVQTAMFDMVLISDDEKGKKADSILRESLKIETRKNLHQNGGRRSHGKKQTGKKDVVVDLQTLLIHCAQAVSAGDSRTASELLKQLTQHSSPYGDGSQRVAHYFADGLEARLAGYGSQIYSTLPRKPPSAADLLKAYQLFMVTFPFLKISYFFANQTIGSLAENANTLHIIDFGIIYGFQWPCLMQRLSKRKGGPPKLRITGIGLPEPGFRPAERVEETGRRLRDYAKELNVPFEYHGIAQKWETIQLEDLKINTDELLVANCMYHGKNLLDESVILDSPRDAVLELIRKMNPKVFVQAILNGTYNSPFFVSRFRDALFHFSSLFDVLDTIVPRENPERMIIERDFFSKEAFNIIACEGSERIERPETYKQWQSRNMKAGFMQLPLNTDIMKKAKKQAISDYHKDFVVDEDSRWLLLGWKGKILFAISSWRPM from the coding sequence ATGGATCAAAATCATCATACTTTTAGTAGCAGTAGTAGTAATAGTGGTAGTACCGatacatcatcatcttcaaatgTAAGCCAAGAGGAGGAGTTTGATTTTTCTGATGTGGTTCTCCACTACATAAACCAGATGCTTATGGAAGAGAACAATGATGAGAACAATCTCGTGTTCCAAGAAGACTATTTAGCTCTTCAATCTGCAGAAAAACCCTTTTATGATATCCTCGGCCAGATGTACCCCACTGATTGCAACCCTGAAGTTCAAATTGATAACTTCACTCATTACAATAGTAGTAAGAATGCAGTTGAAACTAATTGGATTGATGAACTTGGTGTGTATGAATCTTTGTTCGACATCGGAAGTGTTCCCAGTGATTATACTTTTCAGGCGGATCAGACGGCTCCTCAATTGTCTCACGACCCTTCAAACAGTTTCAATTCTGTTGTAGGGGGACTGGTGGAGTCAGGGCTGGGTAAGGTTCAGGTTCCTGATGTGGATTCAGAGTCTGAACCCATTTGGCAGTTCAGAAAAGGTGTGGAAGCAAATAAATTTCATTCAGATGATAATAACCTGATTATTAACCTGGAGCACAATGAACTTATTTACgtcgaaagaaagaaagaagccaGTGAAGCTGCTGATGTTGTAGTTCCGTTGGACAAGGATGTGCAGAAGATTTCCCCATACAGGTCGAGAGGAAAGAAAAATGTGCACAGGGAAGATATAGATTTAGAAGGGAAGAGTAATAAGCAGTTGGCGGCAGTACAGACAGCAATGTTTGATATGGTGTTGATCAGTGATGATGAAAAAGGGAAGAAGGCGGATTCAATTCTTCGCGAATCCCTGAAAATTGAAACAAGAAAAAACTTGCACCAAAATGGTGGAAGAAGGTCCCATGGTAAGAAACAGACCGGCAAAAAGGACGTGGTGGTGGATTTGCAGACCCTACTCATTCATTGTGCACAAGCTGTTTCTGCTGGTGATAGTAGGACTGCTAGCGAACTATTGAAGCAGCTTACACAACATTCTTCTCCTTACGGAGATGGTTCACAAAGGGTGGCTCATTACTTTGCTGATGGTCTGGAGGCACGTTTGGCTGGATACGGGAGCCAGATTTACTCAACTCTCCCCCGCAAGCCACCATCAGCTGCTGATTTGCTGAAAGCTTATCAGCTCTTTATGGTGACATTCCCGTTCCTGAAGATATCATATTTCTTTGCTAACCAGACAATCGGTTCTCTGGCGGAAAATGCTAATACTCTCCACATTATAGATTTCGGCATCATATATGGTTTCCAATGGCCTTGCCTTATGCAACGCCTATCGAAAAGAAAGGGTGGCCCACCTAAACTCAGGATTACGGGGATAGGATTACCCGAACCTGGTTTCCGTCCAGCTGAAAGAGTTGAAGAAACTGGTCGTCGTTTAAGAGATTATGCCAAAGAACTCAATGTCCCATTCGAGTACCATGGCATTGCTCAGAAATGGGAAACCATTCAACTGGAGGATCTCAAGATCAATACAGATGAACTCCTTGTTGCCAACTGTATGTATCATGGTAAGAACTTACTTGATGAGAGTGTGATATTGGACAGTCCAAGGGATGCTGTTCTGGAACTGATAAGGAAGATGAATCCTAAAGTTTTCGTCCAAGCAATTTTGAATGGTACCTATAATTCCCCATTCTTTGTTTCACGGTTCCGGGATGCTCTCTTtcacttttcttctttgtttgatGTGCTTGACACAATTGTCCCCCGTGAAAATCCTGAGAGGATGATCATTGAAAGAGATTTCTTTTCGAAGGAGGCTTTCAACATCATAGCATGCGAGGGATCAGAGAGGATTGAAAGGCCAGAGACTTATAAGCAATGGCAGTCAAGGAATATGAAGGCTGGGTTCATGCAACTCCCACTGAACACGGATATCATGAAGAAGGCGAAAAAGCAAGCAATATCAGACTACCATAAGGATTTTGTTGTAGATGAAGATAGCCGGTGGTTGCTGCTAGGATGGAAGGGAAAAATCCTCTTTGCCATTTCTTCTTGGAGGCCAATGTAA
- the LOC113283029 gene encoding scarecrow-like protein 9 isoform X2 yields the protein MLMEENNDENNLVFQEDYLALQSAEKPFYDILGQMYPTDCNPEVQIDNFTHYNSSKNAVETNWIDELGVYESLFDIGSVPSDYTFQADQTAPQLSHDPSNSFNSVVGGLVESGLGKVQVPDVDSESEPIWQFRKGVEANKFHSDDNNLIINLEHNELIYVERKKEASEAADVVVPLDKDVQKISPYRSRGKKNVHREDIDLEGKSNKQLAAVQTAMFDMVLISDDEKGKKADSILRESLKIETRKNLHQNGGRRSHGKKQTGKKDVVVDLQTLLIHCAQAVSAGDSRTASELLKQLTQHSSPYGDGSQRVAHYFADGLEARLAGYGSQIYSTLPRKPPSAADLLKAYQLFMVTFPFLKISYFFANQTIGSLAENANTLHIIDFGIIYGFQWPCLMQRLSKRKGGPPKLRITGIGLPEPGFRPAERVEETGRRLRDYAKELNVPFEYHGIAQKWETIQLEDLKINTDELLVANCMYHGKNLLDESVILDSPRDAVLELIRKMNPKVFVQAILNGTYNSPFFVSRFRDALFHFSSLFDVLDTIVPRENPERMIIERDFFSKEAFNIIACEGSERIERPETYKQWQSRNMKAGFMQLPLNTDIMKKAKKQAISDYHKDFVVDEDSRWLLLGWKGKILFAISSWRPM from the coding sequence ATGCTTATGGAAGAGAACAATGATGAGAACAATCTCGTGTTCCAAGAAGACTATTTAGCTCTTCAATCTGCAGAAAAACCCTTTTATGATATCCTCGGCCAGATGTACCCCACTGATTGCAACCCTGAAGTTCAAATTGATAACTTCACTCATTACAATAGTAGTAAGAATGCAGTTGAAACTAATTGGATTGATGAACTTGGTGTGTATGAATCTTTGTTCGACATCGGAAGTGTTCCCAGTGATTATACTTTTCAGGCGGATCAGACGGCTCCTCAATTGTCTCACGACCCTTCAAACAGTTTCAATTCTGTTGTAGGGGGACTGGTGGAGTCAGGGCTGGGTAAGGTTCAGGTTCCTGATGTGGATTCAGAGTCTGAACCCATTTGGCAGTTCAGAAAAGGTGTGGAAGCAAATAAATTTCATTCAGATGATAATAACCTGATTATTAACCTGGAGCACAATGAACTTATTTACgtcgaaagaaagaaagaagccaGTGAAGCTGCTGATGTTGTAGTTCCGTTGGACAAGGATGTGCAGAAGATTTCCCCATACAGGTCGAGAGGAAAGAAAAATGTGCACAGGGAAGATATAGATTTAGAAGGGAAGAGTAATAAGCAGTTGGCGGCAGTACAGACAGCAATGTTTGATATGGTGTTGATCAGTGATGATGAAAAAGGGAAGAAGGCGGATTCAATTCTTCGCGAATCCCTGAAAATTGAAACAAGAAAAAACTTGCACCAAAATGGTGGAAGAAGGTCCCATGGTAAGAAACAGACCGGCAAAAAGGACGTGGTGGTGGATTTGCAGACCCTACTCATTCATTGTGCACAAGCTGTTTCTGCTGGTGATAGTAGGACTGCTAGCGAACTATTGAAGCAGCTTACACAACATTCTTCTCCTTACGGAGATGGTTCACAAAGGGTGGCTCATTACTTTGCTGATGGTCTGGAGGCACGTTTGGCTGGATACGGGAGCCAGATTTACTCAACTCTCCCCCGCAAGCCACCATCAGCTGCTGATTTGCTGAAAGCTTATCAGCTCTTTATGGTGACATTCCCGTTCCTGAAGATATCATATTTCTTTGCTAACCAGACAATCGGTTCTCTGGCGGAAAATGCTAATACTCTCCACATTATAGATTTCGGCATCATATATGGTTTCCAATGGCCTTGCCTTATGCAACGCCTATCGAAAAGAAAGGGTGGCCCACCTAAACTCAGGATTACGGGGATAGGATTACCCGAACCTGGTTTCCGTCCAGCTGAAAGAGTTGAAGAAACTGGTCGTCGTTTAAGAGATTATGCCAAAGAACTCAATGTCCCATTCGAGTACCATGGCATTGCTCAGAAATGGGAAACCATTCAACTGGAGGATCTCAAGATCAATACAGATGAACTCCTTGTTGCCAACTGTATGTATCATGGTAAGAACTTACTTGATGAGAGTGTGATATTGGACAGTCCAAGGGATGCTGTTCTGGAACTGATAAGGAAGATGAATCCTAAAGTTTTCGTCCAAGCAATTTTGAATGGTACCTATAATTCCCCATTCTTTGTTTCACGGTTCCGGGATGCTCTCTTtcacttttcttctttgtttgatGTGCTTGACACAATTGTCCCCCGTGAAAATCCTGAGAGGATGATCATTGAAAGAGATTTCTTTTCGAAGGAGGCTTTCAACATCATAGCATGCGAGGGATCAGAGAGGATTGAAAGGCCAGAGACTTATAAGCAATGGCAGTCAAGGAATATGAAGGCTGGGTTCATGCAACTCCCACTGAACACGGATATCATGAAGAAGGCGAAAAAGCAAGCAATATCAGACTACCATAAGGATTTTGTTGTAGATGAAGATAGCCGGTGGTTGCTGCTAGGATGGAAGGGAAAAATCCTCTTTGCCATTTCTTCTTGGAGGCCAATGTAA